The Mucilaginibacter rubeus genomic interval AAACAAATAGTTAAATTTAATTATTGGTTTAATTTAAATTATCGAACTAAATAGAATATATTGTGATAGTTATGCGTTTTTATTGGTGATAATGATATGGATTTAACAATGAAATAACATTATTATTAGTAAAAGTTCATTTTTCGTTATTTGAAATTAATCGTTTGCCGAAACTATCTATCTATGAAAAAGCTACTTGTTTTATTGCCACTACTTTCGTTCGTTTTTTTAGCGAAAGCACAAGATCAGAATGTGCACATCAGTTTGGAAGCTCAGGGTATTGTCACCACGAATAATGTGGTTCCTTTTTGGTTAAGGGCAAATCAGTTTGGGAGTGTTCCGCTATCGGGAGGTTCCGGTAGCTTGATTGGAAAAATCAGGAAGGATTATGATACAACAAAAACGTTTGGCTGGGGATTTTCATTTGAAGGTCGGGGCAATGCGGGAAAAGATAGCCGCTTTTCGCTCATTGAAGGATCAATTAAAGCCCATGCGAGTATTTTTGAATTAAAAGCAGGTCGCTCTAAGGATATTATAGGACTTGCCGATTCAACGCTTTCTTCCGGTTCTTTTTCTGTATCAGGTAACGCCCTGGGTATCCCCAAGGTTAGTTTAAGTATTCCCGAGTATTACAGTATCCCTGTTTTGGGGAAACTGTTTGCGGTTAAAGCATCATTGGCAAACGGTTATTTGGGAGATGTTAAGGTCAGAGTTGGCGAAAGGCCAAAAGATTTTAAGGGCTATTATCTTGAAAATACGCTCTACTTTAAAATAGGTAAACCATCCTGGCGATTTAAAGTTCAGGGTGGGTACAATCACGAAGCCTTGTGGGGAGATGAAAAACGGGTATTCAACAAATTTCAATTATCATCTGCAGAAGCGTATTGGTATGTGCTAACGGGTAAGTTATACCAGGGAAGCAAAGTTGGTAATCATTTAGGTTCGTTAGATTTTGGAGCAGAATATAGATTTGATGCTTTCACGGTGTTACTGTATCGCCAAAACTTTTATGATATAGGTGCTTTAAGGTCACTTGCTAATATTAATGATGGATTAAACGGAGTCAGCATTGTTAATAACCGGCCAGGTGCGGGGGATTTTTACTGGAAGAAATTTGTATTTGAATATCTGTATACTGCAAATCAGGCAGGTATGGTTAGCTCAAAGAAAACAAAATCGGGCGCCGAAAATTATTATAACAACTATGAGTATGAAGAAGGATGGTCTTACAACGAAATGGCTTTAGGTAATCCGTTTATAACTACCGTAAATGATGTAAGAAAGAGTCAAATAGGTAATAATAATAAGCAGTTTTTTGTAAATAACAGGGTTTTAGCCTTGCATACCGGTGTTCAGTTTTATGCGTTTAACTGGTTTTACACGGGTAAGTTTTCTTACTCGCAAAACATGGGTACTTTTGATAATGGTACTGAGCCTTACCGGTCTGTTGGAGGAAAAATAAGAAACCCTTCCAATTACGGAGCGTTCACAAAAGTGAACCAGTATTCGGTTTTTCTTGAAGGGATCAGGCCATTAAAAAACGGCTATACTGTTGGTTATGATCTGGCCTATGATCATGGAGGGCTGCTTTATAATTCGTTGGGCGTTATCCTGAAAGTATCAAAATCATTTATGTAATTAAAGCCGGGATCGGTATTTATTTGAGACGCTTAGGTTGTCAATGTGTAAAAAATTAGCAAATGCGCTCTTTCACCCAATCTAATTTCTCACTACCTTAGCACTTGTGGATAATTTCATTGTTTCGGCCCGTAAGTATCGCCCGGCTACTTTTGAAACCGTTGTTGGTCAGCAACATATAACCAACACGCTCAAAAATGCTATAAAAAATAACCAGCTGGCACAGGCATTTTTGTTCTGTGGTCCGCGTGGTGTGGGTAAAACTACCTGTGCGCGAATCCTGGCAAAAACCATTAACTGCACCAATTTGCAACCTAATGGCGAAGCCTGTGGTGAATGCCCGTCATGCAAAGCCTTTGAAAATGGAAATTCCTTCAACGTACATGAGCTTGATGCCGCGTCAAATAACTCTGTTGATGATATCCGGAGCCTGATAGAGCAAGTACGGATCCCACCGCAGGCCGCGCGTTACAAGGTGTATATTATTGATGAGGTGCACATGCTATCGCAGGCCGCTTTTAACGCGTTCCTGAAAACGCTGGAAGAGCCGCCTCACTATGCTATATTCATATTAGCCACTACCGAAAAACACAAGATCCTACCAACCATTCTTTCCCGTTGCCAGATCTTTGATTTTAACCGCATCAGGGTTGAGGATATGGCTAATCACCTGGCATCAATTGCCGGTAAGGAAAATATTAGCTATGAACCTGATGGTTTGCACATCATAGCCCAGAAAGCCGATGGCGGTTTGCGCGACGCATTGTCGATGTTTGACCAGATCGTTAGCTTTTCGGGTGCCAAGGTAACTTATCGGTCGGTTATTGATAACCTGAACATACTTGATTACGATTACTACTTTAATATAACCGAAAGCCTGCTTAGGGAGGATACCGCCAAAGTATTGCTCTTTTTTGATGAGATCCTTTCACGAGGTTTTGATGGCGCACATTTCATAGCCGGTTTGTCTGAGCATTTCAGGAACCTGTTGGTTGGAAAAGATCAATCAACCTTAAAGCTGCTTGAGGTAAGTGATGGCATCAAAACAAAATACCTGCAGCAATCGCAACAGTCATCGGTGTCGTTTTTGCTTTCGGCTATGAATATTGCCAACCAGTGCGATATCAGTTATAAGCTAAGTAAAAATCAGCGACTACAGGTGGAACTGGCGTTGCTCAAGATGTGCCACCTGCCATCGGTATTTAACCTGGCAACCACACCACTCACAGTAACGCCCGCAGCCGACGGGGGATTAAAAAAAAAACCTGATACCTCAGCAGTAGCGCCGGTTAATAATATCCTGGCAAGCTCCACGGTATCGGTAGTGAGTGAAGCAGTACCCGTTTATAAAACTGCCCCTAAAGAGGTAGCTACTCCACCTGTAACGGTAAAAGAAGCCCCTCCGGCCGAAAAGCCTAAGATAATAATGCCGTTGCGCAGTACACTCACCCCTTCATTAACAGGCGAGGTGAAAACGCAGGAGCAACTACTTGAAGAGGAAGATCCTTATTTAAAGGGTGATGACAATGAGGATTTTACCATGGATGCCTTCTTGCAATGCTGGAGTGATTTTGCCGCGTTTGCCAAAAAAGAGGGTAAGAAAAACCTGGTAACCATTTTTACATCAAACGCGCCACGTATGCTAAAACCATATGTTTTTGAGGTAATAGTAGGCAACATGGTGCAGGAAACCACGTTTAGGGATGAAAAACCTCTTATGCTGAATTATCTGCGCAGCACACTTAAAAATTTTACTATTGATGTAAATGCCCGTGTTGACGAACTAAAGGTAGTACGTAAGCCTTATACAGCTCCCGAAAAGTTTCAGCATATGGCCACCCGCAATCCACAGTTATTGGAGTTAAAGAGCAGGTTTAATCTTGATTTTGATTAATGGCACGTTTGGATACTGAGTCGCGGGTATTAATAATACCAACAACTCAGTATCAATAAAAATATTCCCGGTAATTGATTATCTGTCGTTTTTTGGGTATCCTTCCTCGTCAAGGTCGTCCCTGTCATCTTCAGCAGTATGAGAAAGGGCGGCATCAACGGGATCAACTTCCACACTCTCGCCGTGGTCAATGTGCATTCCTAATTCGTCTACATCAGTTTCAAGCGAGCGGTCTTCGTCAAATTCGCCCTCAACATCATAGGGGTTTGCCTCATCATAAGTGGAGTTAAAGTCCTCGCCGTTTTTTGCCGTGGTATGATACGGATCCGGATGGTCATAATCCGGGTCATCACTCTTAACATCGTATTCGTAACTGTTATCGTCCGGATTGTAGTTCAGGTTTTCCTCATCAATGGTTTCACCCAGCTCATCTTTTAGTGTTTCGTCGCGATCAGGCAGCTCGTCGTTAAAACCTGCGTCGTCAATTTGATCGTTGTTCATAGGTCTGTGTTTTTATAGTATAAATATACACAGTAAAAACCCTGCCAAAAAAACAAACTGATTAAAAAAAAGATTTTTACGTAAAGCTTAATAATGGATCTGTTTGCGGTACGAAGTAACGCCGCCAATAGCAAATTTAAAGCCTAAGGTAACCTGCGAATAGGCATCATTATGAGCGCCGGCAACATATCCGTCAAGGTTATCGCCCATAATAAAGTTGTATTGATAGCCCAGGTCAATTTTAACAGAAGGTTGGTTGTAGCTGTTAAAGAATTTAAATTCATACCCTAATCTAACTGGTATAAATATTTCATTTGTTTTAGGTTCAAATGGCAAAACCTGGTTGTACGCTAATAAAAGAGCGTCATCCGTTCTGTATACAATGTTGTTATTAATATAGCCCAAACCTGATGACAGGTAAAGGTTTTTAAAGGCATTAGCTATAGCGCTTTGCGAATAGTCAATTAATTCGCCGGCCTGCACCTGCACCCTGAATGAGTAGGCGCTGAAATGATTTTCAAACTGCCTTTGTGTTGTAGTGTTTGGAGAGCCACCTTTTAATCTGCCCACCTCTACATTAAATATATAATTAATGAATGGGCTTTGATTGTAAGTAAAGTTAAGATTTATGGAAGGTGTTGTTTTTAGGGTTTGCACATCGGCCGAACTGGCCTGGTTAATACCTGCGGCAAAACCAACATCATATTGTGCATAGTCGAACCCAATCTGGGCTTTGGCTAAAAACGAAACAGAACACAACAGGATTATAAAGGAGGTTTTTAGTATCAGTTTTATCATAATAAACGTTAACCCCGGCTAAAAGGAGTTTGTTTTATGGTAAGCATTTTGTTTTAGTAAAAATAGCACCAAAGTTTATAAAAACAACAATACCCGCGTTAATAATTGTCATAATAACGAAATGTGTGATTTTTCATTGCATTATTTGATAAAATTCATAAAGTCTATTTTATATATTTGGCCGTTTGTAAAACAAAAACCACATCAGGCATGTCAAAAATAAAAGTAGAAAATCCGGTAGTTGAACTGGATGGAGATGAAATGACCCGCATTATCTGGAAATTCATCAAAGACAAATTGATTACACCGTATCTTGATCTTGATATCAAATACTACGATTTAGGTATTGAGTACCGCGACCAAACCGACGACCAGGTTACTATTGATGCAGCTAACGCTATTAAACAATATGGTGTTGGTATCAAATGTGCTACTATTACTCCCGACGAAGCAAGGGTTGCTGAATTTGGATTAAAACAAATGTGGAAATCACCTAACGGAACTATCCGTAACATTTTAGATGGTACTGTTTTCCGTGAGCCAATCGTTATGTCAAACGTACCTCGTTTAGTACCTAACTGGACAGCACCTATCTGCATTGGCCGTCATGCTTTTGGCGATCAATACCGCGCTACCGATTTCTTAACTAAAGGTAAAGGCAAACTTACCGTTAAATTTACTCCAGAAGATGGCGGCCCAGAGCAGTCATATGAGGTATTTAACTTTAAAGGTGATGGTGTTGCATTAACCATGTACAATACCGATGAGTCTATCAGAGGCTTTGCCCATGCTTGCTTTAACCAGGCTTTAATGAAAGGCTGGCCTTTATACCTTTCAACTAAAAATACGATCCTTAAAAAATATGATGGCCGCTTCAAAGATATTTTTGAAGAGATCTATCAAAGTGATTACAAACAAAAGTTTGATGCTGCCGGCATCACTTATGAGCACCGCTTAATTGACGACATGGTTGCATCGGCCCTGAAATGGAACGGTAACTTTGTTTGGGCTTGTAAAAACTATGATGGCGACGTACAGTCTGACACCGTAGCTCAAGGCTTTGGTTCATTAGGTTTAATGACCTCAACCCTGGTTACCCCGGATGGTACTGTAATGGAAGCTGAAGCAGCTCACGGTACAGTAACCCGTCACTATCGTGACCACCAGGCTGGTAAACCAACTTCAACTAACCCAATCGCGTCAATTTTCGCGTGGACAAGAGGTTTGGAATTCCGCGGTATCCTGGATAAAAATCAGGAACTGATTGATTTCTGCAAAGCTTTGGAAGAAGTTTGTATCGAAACTGTTGAAAGTGGCAAAATGACCAAAGATTTGGCCATCACCATTAAACCCAAAGTGGAGCACGGTACTGATTACCTGTACACCGAAGAGTTTTTGGCTGCAATTGACGAAAACCTGAAAAAACGCTTAGGCAAGTAATTACCTACAAGTTTAATATAGAAAAGCCCATGCATTAGCATGGGCTTTTTTGTTATACAATATGTTAAGTAAATCAATTTAGCATTTTCAATTATCTATTTAACTCCTAACTTAGCAGTCAAAATACTCAACACTATGTCGGCATTATATCCGTTAAAATTCAAAACCATATATAAGGATAAAATATGGGGCGGTCAAAAGATCAAAACCTATTTGCATAAAGATTTTGGCAGCTTGCCAAACTGTGGCGAAACCTGGGAAATATCAGGCGTAAAATCTGATGTTTCGGTAGTAGCATCTGGCGCGCTTGAAGGCGAGTCATTGGCCGATTTGCTGGAGCAATATAAAGACGAACTGGTTGGTAAAAAGGTTTACGATCATTTTGGCAATATC includes:
- a CDS encoding NADP-dependent isocitrate dehydrogenase → MSKIKVENPVVELDGDEMTRIIWKFIKDKLITPYLDLDIKYYDLGIEYRDQTDDQVTIDAANAIKQYGVGIKCATITPDEARVAEFGLKQMWKSPNGTIRNILDGTVFREPIVMSNVPRLVPNWTAPICIGRHAFGDQYRATDFLTKGKGKLTVKFTPEDGGPEQSYEVFNFKGDGVALTMYNTDESIRGFAHACFNQALMKGWPLYLSTKNTILKKYDGRFKDIFEEIYQSDYKQKFDAAGITYEHRLIDDMVASALKWNGNFVWACKNYDGDVQSDTVAQGFGSLGLMTSTLVTPDGTVMEAEAAHGTVTRHYRDHQAGKPTSTNPIASIFAWTRGLEFRGILDKNQELIDFCKALEEVCIETVESGKMTKDLAITIKPKVEHGTDYLYTEEFLAAIDENLKKRLGK
- a CDS encoding capsule assembly Wzi family protein; the encoded protein is MKKLLVLLPLLSFVFLAKAQDQNVHISLEAQGIVTTNNVVPFWLRANQFGSVPLSGGSGSLIGKIRKDYDTTKTFGWGFSFEGRGNAGKDSRFSLIEGSIKAHASIFELKAGRSKDIIGLADSTLSSGSFSVSGNALGIPKVSLSIPEYYSIPVLGKLFAVKASLANGYLGDVKVRVGERPKDFKGYYLENTLYFKIGKPSWRFKVQGGYNHEALWGDEKRVFNKFQLSSAEAYWYVLTGKLYQGSKVGNHLGSLDFGAEYRFDAFTVLLYRQNFYDIGALRSLANINDGLNGVSIVNNRPGAGDFYWKKFVFEYLYTANQAGMVSSKKTKSGAENYYNNYEYEEGWSYNEMALGNPFITTVNDVRKSQIGNNNKQFFVNNRVLALHTGVQFYAFNWFYTGKFSYSQNMGTFDNGTEPYRSVGGKIRNPSNYGAFTKVNQYSVFLEGIRPLKNGYTVGYDLAYDHGGLLYNSLGVILKVSKSFM
- a CDS encoding DNA polymerase III subunit gamma/tau, with product MDNFIVSARKYRPATFETVVGQQHITNTLKNAIKNNQLAQAFLFCGPRGVGKTTCARILAKTINCTNLQPNGEACGECPSCKAFENGNSFNVHELDAASNNSVDDIRSLIEQVRIPPQAARYKVYIIDEVHMLSQAAFNAFLKTLEEPPHYAIFILATTEKHKILPTILSRCQIFDFNRIRVEDMANHLASIAGKENISYEPDGLHIIAQKADGGLRDALSMFDQIVSFSGAKVTYRSVIDNLNILDYDYYFNITESLLREDTAKVLLFFDEILSRGFDGAHFIAGLSEHFRNLLVGKDQSTLKLLEVSDGIKTKYLQQSQQSSVSFLLSAMNIANQCDISYKLSKNQRLQVELALLKMCHLPSVFNLATTPLTVTPAADGGLKKKPDTSAVAPVNNILASSTVSVVSEAVPVYKTAPKEVATPPVTVKEAPPAEKPKIIMPLRSTLTPSLTGEVKTQEQLLEEEDPYLKGDDNEDFTMDAFLQCWSDFAAFAKKEGKKNLVTIFTSNAPRMLKPYVFEVIVGNMVQETTFRDEKPLMLNYLRSTLKNFTIDVNARVDELKVVRKPYTAPEKFQHMATRNPQLLELKSRFNLDFD